A window from Exiguobacterium marinum DSM 16307 encodes these proteins:
- a CDS encoding glycosyltransferase gives MTKQPLRILVYGDVNLNLIDGSAIWLTSVVHMLNQDPNIEVDVLLKRSIVKPEVTASIKQLDRVNFIDVFTEDSTKKDEPYYEKKVLQPEEAAQLIHELVETKQYDMTFIRGFQLAYALSDYEHTMKKTWTYLTDFTHDSSAASQEELTRLKKIADRSARMLCQTAEMKAYFETFLQTPKPFLILNPMIPNMREATPAFKRQAKRLVYTGKFAPLWYSAEILDALEKVRVRMPDVELKVAGDKFNQDPNNPNFRKEVTHRLQTDAGVHWLKGIPRADVETLIEESDIGISWRHPDLDDSLELSTKLLEYGALGKPVLLNRNKMHEMLLGSSYPLFVNSEDEFVEKVELAFTHPAIYKDAAERLYNMAKHYTFASTFERLRDSIWEMQKTTILFAGHDLKFIRMFMERFEADPNYRILVDEWDGHKIHDVNHSKACLAQADVIFCEWGLGNAVWYSQHKLPHQRLIVRIHRQEKETPFPREYALDNINRIILVSPYMLEEMHRLFGIPRHQMTVIYNAVDADKFDKPKQADDLTFRLGMIGMNPKLKRPDLALDVLEELLKTDKRYQLHFKGHHPKDVYWIGKREEESAYYEALLKRIEESELRDHVHFDGHGNDVDTWLQSIGFVFSTSDLESFHLAPAEAMASGAYPLIRHWTGAETIYPDELLVTDTSKFVDTILSYKEDTEKLMTDAKVYQVYARKHFALDRLYREMEQIILGKTHEQFATTLS, from the coding sequence ATGACGAAGCAACCGCTACGGATCCTCGTATACGGGGACGTCAATTTGAACTTGATCGACGGATCGGCCATCTGGCTCACGTCGGTCGTGCATATGTTGAACCAAGACCCGAACATCGAGGTCGACGTGCTCTTGAAGCGTTCGATCGTGAAGCCGGAAGTGACGGCGTCGATCAAACAGCTTGACCGTGTCAACTTCATCGACGTCTTCACGGAAGACTCGACGAAGAAAGACGAGCCGTATTATGAGAAGAAGGTGCTCCAGCCGGAAGAGGCGGCCCAACTCATCCACGAGCTCGTCGAGACGAAGCAGTACGACATGACGTTCATCCGCGGATTCCAGCTCGCCTATGCGCTCTCGGATTATGAACATACAATGAAAAAGACGTGGACGTATCTCACAGACTTCACGCATGACTCGTCGGCCGCGTCACAAGAAGAATTGACGCGTCTGAAGAAGATTGCGGACCGCTCGGCACGCATGCTTTGTCAGACAGCAGAGATGAAGGCGTACTTCGAGACGTTTTTACAGACGCCGAAGCCGTTCCTCATCTTGAACCCGATGATCCCGAACATGCGCGAGGCAACGCCTGCGTTCAAGCGTCAGGCGAAACGTCTCGTCTATACGGGTAAATTCGCGCCGCTCTGGTACTCGGCCGAGATTCTCGACGCACTCGAGAAAGTACGGGTCCGGATGCCGGACGTCGAATTGAAAGTAGCGGGGGACAAGTTCAACCAAGACCCGAACAACCCGAATTTCCGTAAAGAAGTGACACATCGCCTCCAAACGGATGCGGGCGTTCACTGGTTGAAAGGCATCCCGCGTGCGGACGTCGAGACGCTCATCGAAGAGAGCGACATCGGCATCTCGTGGCGCCACCCGGACCTCGACGACAGTCTCGAATTGTCGACGAAGCTATTAGAATATGGGGCGCTCGGGAAGCCGGTCCTCCTCAACCGCAACAAGATGCACGAGATGTTACTCGGGTCGAGCTATCCGCTCTTCGTCAACTCGGAAGACGAGTTCGTCGAAAAAGTCGAGCTCGCCTTCACGCATCCGGCCATCTATAAGGATGCGGCGGAACGTCTTTACAACATGGCGAAGCACTATACGTTCGCGAGCACGTTCGAGCGTCTCCGCGACTCGATTTGGGAGATGCAAAAGACGACGATCCTCTTCGCCGGTCATGATTTGAAATTCATTCGCATGTTCATGGAACGTTTCGAGGCTGACCCGAACTATCGGATCCTTGTCGACGAGTGGGACGGACACAAGATTCATGATGTGAATCACAGTAAGGCATGTCTCGCGCAGGCAGATGTCATTTTCTGTGAGTGGGGACTCGGCAACGCCGTCTGGTACTCGCAACATAAACTGCCGCACCAGCGTCTCATCGTCCGGATTCACCGTCAGGAGAAAGAGACACCGTTTCCTCGTGAATATGCGCTCGATAATATCAATCGGATCATCCTCGTCTCGCCGTATATGTTAGAAGAGATGCACCGTCTCTTCGGGATCCCGCGTCACCAGATGACGGTCATCTACAACGCCGTCGATGCGGACAAATTCGACAAGCCGAAACAAGCGGACGATTTGACGTTCCGTCTCGGCATGATCGGCATGAACCCGAAACTGAAGCGTCCGGACCTCGCACTCGACGTCCTCGAAGAACTGTTGAAGACGGACAAACGGTATCAGCTCCACTTCAAAGGGCACCATCCGAAAGACGTCTATTGGATTGGCAAACGGGAAGAAGAGAGTGCGTACTACGAAGCGTTATTGAAACGGATCGAGGAGTCGGAACTGCGTGACCACGTCCACTTCGATGGACATGGCAATGACGTCGACACATGGCTCCAATCGATCGGTTTCGTCTTCTCGACGAGTGATTTGGAGAGCTTCCATCTCGCACCGGCCGAAGCGATGGCATCGGGGGCGTACCCGCTCATCCGTCACTGGACGGGTGCGGAGACGATTTATCCGGACGAACTGCTCGTCACGGATACGTCGAAATTTGTCGATACGATCCTCTCTTATAAAGAAGATACCGAGAAGCTGATGACGGACGCGAAAGTCTATCAAGTATACGCCCGTAAACATTTTGCGCTCGATCGTCTCTATCGAGAGATGGAACAAATCATTCTAGGCAAAACACACGAACAATTTGCGACGACATTGTCATGA
- the tagH gene encoding teichoic acids export ABC transporter ATP-binding subunit TagH — protein MYQVKFENVSKRYTLYNKPSDKLKEIFFSKASGKQFYALRNVTFEVPPGEVVGIIGINGSGKSTMSNLLADVMPPTHGKIELHGKTALIAISSGLNGNLTGLENIELKGLMLGMTKQEIIDLTPAIIEFADIGDFISQPVKTYSSGMKSRLGFAISINVDPDILVIDEALSVGDQTFTDKCLAKMNEFKDQGKTIFFISHSVSQVRQFCTLGLWLEFGEVREYGPVNEVVGEYNKFLKWFRNLSKEQQDSFKADKLKRRTTVVDATELGETYILPPLTEEQLQTRHSSVAVSSEA, from the coding sequence ATGTACCAGGTTAAATTTGAAAACGTATCGAAACGATATACGCTCTATAACAAGCCATCTGATAAGCTGAAGGAGATTTTCTTCAGTAAAGCAAGTGGCAAACAGTTTTACGCACTTCGCAATGTCACGTTTGAAGTCCCTCCTGGAGAAGTGGTCGGGATCATCGGCATTAACGGGTCAGGCAAGTCGACGATGTCGAACTTGCTAGCTGATGTGATGCCACCGACCCACGGGAAAATCGAACTTCATGGAAAGACAGCGCTGATTGCCATTTCTTCAGGATTGAACGGCAACTTGACGGGGCTCGAGAACATCGAGCTCAAAGGGTTGATGCTCGGGATGACGAAACAAGAGATTATCGATTTGACACCGGCCATCATTGAATTCGCCGATATCGGTGACTTTATCAGTCAACCGGTCAAAACGTATTCGAGTGGGATGAAGTCCCGCCTTGGATTCGCCATCTCAATCAATGTCGACCCGGACATTCTCGTCATCGATGAGGCGCTCTCAGTCGGGGACCAAACGTTCACCGACAAGTGCCTCGCCAAGATGAATGAGTTTAAAGATCAAGGGAAGACCATCTTCTTCATCAGTCACTCGGTCTCACAAGTCCGCCAATTCTGTACGCTCGGCCTCTGGCTCGAGTTCGGAGAAGTGCGCGAGTATGGACCGGTCAATGAAGTCGTTGGGGAATACAACAAGTTTTTGAAATGGTTCCGCAACTTGTCAAAAGAACAGCAGGATTCGTTCAAAGCCGACAAGCTCAAACGTCGTACGACGGTCGTCGATGCGACGGAGCTCGGGGAGACGTATATCTTGCCACCTTTGACAGAAGAACAACTACAAACACGTCATTCGTCGGTCGCTGTATCGAGCGAAGCGTGA
- a CDS encoding nucleotide sugar dehydrogenase, with protein sequence MKVCTVGLGYIGLPTSAVFANYGVDVVGVDISQHVVDKLNRGEIHIEEPGLGEMVADVVAKGKFRASLSPEKADAFIIAVPTPNNDDEHKSCDLTYVLDATRKVLPFVEKGNVIIVESTIAPRTMDDFVKPLVEEAGFTVGEDIFLVHCPERVLPGQILDELVHNNRIVGGITTECAEAGARVYGTFVEGEIVKTDAKTAEMSKLMENTFRDVNIALANELAKVCNDLDINVLDVIEMANKHPRVNLHSPGPGVGGHCLAVDPYFIVAKSPDLAKIINLSRETNVSMPHYVADNVQKLTAGIEDAKVAVFGVTYKGNVDDMRESPAVEIAEILLDRGVNISVHDSHVEKSTSSRFELVSKEEALKDADLVLVLVDHNEFKVLDFAELNASMRRPMIFDTRNIVKPNGEDVAVVNYGNLYKYTKETNLVL encoded by the coding sequence ATGAAAGTATGTACAGTAGGTCTTGGATATATCGGATTACCGACATCGGCTGTCTTTGCGAACTATGGCGTCGACGTCGTCGGAGTCGATATCTCACAACATGTTGTTGATAAATTGAACCGTGGAGAAATCCACATTGAAGAGCCAGGTCTCGGCGAAATGGTCGCAGACGTCGTGGCAAAAGGGAAATTCCGCGCATCACTCTCACCAGAGAAAGCTGATGCCTTCATCATCGCCGTACCAACACCAAACAACGACGACGAGCACAAATCATGTGACTTGACGTACGTCTTGGATGCGACACGTAAAGTGTTGCCATTCGTTGAAAAAGGCAACGTCATCATCGTCGAATCGACAATCGCGCCACGTACGATGGACGATTTCGTCAAACCACTCGTCGAAGAAGCTGGATTCACTGTCGGTGAGGACATCTTCCTCGTACACTGCCCAGAGCGCGTATTGCCTGGACAAATCCTTGATGAGCTCGTGCACAACAACCGGATCGTCGGTGGGATCACGACTGAATGTGCAGAAGCAGGCGCACGCGTCTACGGTACATTCGTTGAAGGTGAAATCGTGAAAACGGATGCGAAGACGGCAGAAATGTCAAAACTCATGGAAAACACGTTCCGTGACGTCAACATCGCACTCGCGAACGAACTCGCGAAAGTATGTAACGACCTAGACATCAACGTTCTTGACGTCATCGAGATGGCGAACAAGCACCCACGTGTCAACTTGCACAGCCCAGGTCCTGGTGTCGGTGGACACTGCCTCGCGGTCGACCCGTACTTCATCGTCGCGAAATCACCGGATCTTGCGAAAATCATCAACTTGTCACGTGAGACGAACGTCTCGATGCCACACTACGTCGCAGACAACGTTCAGAAGTTGACAGCTGGAATCGAAGACGCGAAAGTCGCAGTCTTTGGTGTGACATACAAAGGAAACGTCGACGACATGCGTGAGAGCCCAGCGGTTGAAATCGCTGAAATCTTGCTTGACCGTGGCGTAAACATTTCGGTTCACGATTCACACGTTGAAAAATCAACGTCAAGCCGTTTTGAGCTCGTTTCAAAAGAAGAAGCACTCAAAGACGCGGACCTCGTCCTCGTCCTCGTTGACCACAATGAGTTCAAAGTCCTCGACTTTGCAGAACTCAACGCATCAATGCGTCGTCCGATGATCTTCGACACACGTAACATCGTGAAACCAAACGGTGAAGACGTAGCGGTCGTCAACTACGGCAACCTCTACAAATATACAAAGGAAACGAATCTCGTTCTTTGA
- a CDS encoding CgeB family protein, with product MDWQKKARRAAYLGVQRSKRLGRKVLKRPNKSHQLREVVPNWYTRSPYVHVEGTDLVFTGDEPVILTFRPNASSDIISANDLVESGQKTFTALMRVKSREGLMPTLQLEIVRKGGRKRFVTVQDGDQVDVTLGMGEQIVRAHLNVEGKGAFSLVELTLGTLSLWTVEGTAANISVDAFDFRYPLTSTSLRSLKPQSEIAHFDADTLVVRAEGNQYTHYGVDEVALPHVDTERGIDFETGDMDDDLYRFYLKGDRTGTADASLFIATYTVSGQDRLIEVPLGLSGIVRIAPSHRSIRYFVRVNGAGTLENLNIGMIREKSVRREDILSLKPDMWTIPAPDLIKLKSRDDQLVVNLKGEDDQRRYISYAEMNNSFKLLPTEFPYEVKANSRYRVTLDGVADEDANVVLYIIAYSATERQIMQQVQIGSEKVFYFDRGIRFLRFALRVDGVGEARVDRIRVAEELVSDGTENPTWMDVREARFFAPVPRELHELKVAAIFDEFTMASYKPECQLITFTPDNWKTVLLDEQPDVLVVESAWKGNAGAWEKKIVKYGTNTWEELDALLAWCRYHNIPTVFWNKEDPIHYDRFIETAKRFDYVYTTDMNRVPNYKEDCGHDRVDALPFAAQPKEHNPIRLPGTREPYACFAGSYYANRHESRKADMDRLFAAADKYGLAIYDRNYAINQRGESDQLQFPEQFRHSIRGSLKYNQIAKAYKGYKVMLNVNSVNDSPTMFSRRVFEGLACATPVVSTRSVGVDAMLGDYVFLDDGESDLDETFRRLMTDDSFYEDIAMRGMRHVLTYHTYTQRLAKIVQDVGIPYRVDHEKIAVVAFIKSREEAERVVSQFEAQNYEHKHLMMFLDKFEDHIDVYNTYNTPSVSTYMRSYLTHYTSFTEMVESYAWVAHLKSDDYYGPNYLSDYLLAARYAEADILTKEDYYTYDGKLVKQDHDESYRYVFDATPSRSLVQPSALRFYTVEEALHIFEADESLNELARSGKRIFSVDPYQYVKAGAAMDEADRQEVTL from the coding sequence ATGGATTGGCAGAAAAAAGCACGTCGCGCCGCTTACCTTGGGGTACAACGGTCGAAGCGACTCGGTCGTAAAGTGTTGAAGCGACCGAACAAATCGCATCAACTACGAGAAGTCGTACCGAACTGGTATACACGTTCACCTTACGTACATGTCGAAGGGACGGACCTTGTCTTTACCGGTGACGAACCGGTCATCTTGACGTTCCGACCGAATGCAAGTTCAGACATCATCTCGGCGAACGATTTGGTCGAATCAGGTCAAAAGACGTTCACGGCCCTAATGCGCGTCAAATCACGTGAAGGATTGATGCCGACGCTACAGTTGGAAATCGTTCGAAAAGGTGGCAGAAAGCGTTTTGTGACCGTACAGGACGGCGACCAAGTCGATGTGACACTCGGAATGGGTGAACAGATCGTCCGGGCGCACTTGAATGTGGAAGGGAAAGGGGCGTTCAGCCTCGTCGAGCTCACGCTCGGGACCCTATCGCTCTGGACGGTGGAAGGGACGGCCGCGAACATTTCGGTCGACGCCTTTGATTTCCGTTATCCGCTTACGTCGACGTCACTCCGCTCCCTCAAACCACAAAGTGAGATTGCTCACTTCGACGCTGACACGCTCGTCGTACGCGCCGAAGGGAACCAATACACACATTACGGTGTCGACGAGGTCGCATTGCCACACGTCGATACGGAACGTGGCATCGATTTTGAGACAGGTGACATGGATGACGACTTGTATCGGTTCTACTTAAAAGGGGACCGCACGGGGACAGCGGACGCGTCGCTATTCATTGCGACGTATACAGTGTCCGGGCAGGACCGTTTGATCGAAGTGCCACTCGGACTGAGCGGTATCGTCCGCATCGCACCGTCACACCGTTCCATCCGTTATTTCGTTCGCGTGAACGGGGCGGGGACGCTCGAGAACTTGAACATCGGGATGATTCGCGAGAAGAGTGTCCGTCGTGAGGACATCTTGTCGCTCAAGCCGGACATGTGGACGATCCCGGCACCGGACCTCATCAAATTGAAGAGCCGTGATGACCAGCTCGTCGTCAACTTGAAAGGTGAGGACGATCAGCGCCGCTACATCTCGTACGCCGAGATGAACAACAGCTTCAAGTTGCTCCCGACAGAGTTCCCGTATGAAGTGAAGGCAAACAGTCGCTATCGTGTCACGCTCGACGGTGTCGCCGATGAAGATGCGAACGTCGTCCTCTACATCATCGCCTACTCGGCGACAGAGCGTCAGATTATGCAACAAGTTCAAATCGGAAGCGAGAAAGTCTTCTATTTCGACCGGGGCATCCGTTTCCTTCGTTTCGCCCTCCGTGTCGACGGTGTCGGAGAGGCGCGTGTCGACCGCATCCGTGTGGCCGAGGAACTCGTCAGCGACGGTACGGAAAACCCGACGTGGATGGACGTGCGCGAGGCACGCTTCTTCGCACCGGTCCCGCGTGAACTTCACGAACTGAAGGTCGCGGCCATCTTCGATGAGTTCACGATGGCATCATATAAGCCAGAATGTCAGCTCATCACGTTCACACCAGACAACTGGAAGACGGTACTCCTCGATGAGCAACCGGACGTCCTTGTCGTCGAATCGGCGTGGAAAGGGAACGCCGGCGCTTGGGAGAAGAAAATCGTCAAATACGGTACGAACACATGGGAAGAGCTCGACGCGCTTCTCGCTTGGTGCCGTTATCACAATATCCCGACCGTCTTCTGGAATAAAGAAGACCCGATTCACTATGACCGTTTCATCGAGACGGCGAAGCGATTCGACTATGTGTATACGACAGACATGAACCGCGTCCCGAACTATAAAGAAGATTGTGGTCATGACCGGGTCGATGCGTTACCGTTCGCGGCCCAGCCGAAAGAACATAACCCGATCCGCTTACCGGGGACTCGCGAGCCTTACGCGTGTTTCGCCGGTTCGTATTATGCGAACCGTCACGAATCGCGTAAAGCCGACATGGACCGCCTATTCGCGGCGGCAGACAAGTACGGTCTTGCGATTTACGACCGCAACTATGCGATCAATCAACGCGGGGAGAGCGACCAGCTCCAATTCCCAGAACAGTTCCGCCACTCGATTCGCGGCAGTTTGAAATATAACCAGATTGCCAAAGCGTATAAAGGGTATAAAGTCATGTTGAACGTCAACTCGGTCAACGATTCACCGACGATGTTCTCGCGTCGTGTCTTCGAAGGACTCGCCTGTGCGACACCGGTCGTCAGCACCCGTTCGGTCGGGGTCGACGCCATGCTTGGGGATTACGTCTTCCTCGACGACGGCGAATCGGACCTAGACGAGACGTTCCGCCGTTTGATGACGGATGACTCGTTCTACGAGGACATCGCGATGCGCGGTATGCGTCACGTGTTGACGTATCACACGTACACGCAGCGTCTGGCGAAAATCGTCCAAGACGTCGGCATCCCGTACCGTGTCGACCACGAGAAGATTGCCGTCGTCGCCTTCATCAAGTCGCGCGAAGAGGCAGAGCGTGTCGTCAGTCAGTTCGAGGCACAGAACTACGAGCATAAACACCTCATGATGTTCCTTGATAAGTTCGAGGACCACATCGACGTATACAATACGTACAATACACCGTCGGTTTCGACGTATATGCGTAGCTACTTGACGCACTACACGTCGTTCACGGAGATGGTCGAGTCGTACGCTTGGGTCGCTCACTTGAAGTCGGATGATTATTACGGCCCGAACTACTTGAGCGATTATCTGCTCGCGGCACGCTATGCGGAAGCGGACATTCTCACGAAAGAGGATTACTATACGTATGACGGCAAGCTCGTCAAACAAGATCACGATGAGTCGTATCGCTACGTGTTTGACGCGACCCCGTCCCGCTCGCTCGTGCAGCCGTCGGCCCTCCGTTTCTATACGGTCGAGGAGGCCCTCCACATCTTTGAAGCGGACGAGAGCTTGAACGAACTTGCCCGTTCCGGCAAGCGCATCTTCAGTGTCGACCCATATCAATATGTGAAAGCCGGTGCCGCCATGGATGAAGCGGACCGCCAGGAGGTGACGTTATGA
- a CDS encoding ABC transporter permease, with translation MFKSAKAILSELKSSLYLIFRLATYETRSNNSMQYLGFLWEFVTPLLQIGVYWFVFGFGIRSGRPIDGVPFLPWLVAGIVVWFFIASAITSTARSVYSKIGMVSKMSFPISTIPAYVLLALFYRHVALVGVSFILMWAFGFPMGLHSLWFIYLAFSALALLYSLALITSALTTIVRDLQNLLQSMMRMLMYLTPIFWVPPANLASILQINPLYYLVEGYRSMFLGSDWLATNWAYGLYYWAIVLVLFFAGSMIHLRFRRHFIDYI, from the coding sequence ATGTTTAAATCCGCGAAAGCTATTCTTTCAGAGCTAAAATCGAGCTTGTATTTGATTTTCCGTCTCGCGACATATGAGACGCGAAGCAACAACTCGATGCAGTACCTCGGATTTTTATGGGAGTTCGTGACACCGTTATTGCAGATTGGAGTTTACTGGTTCGTATTTGGATTTGGTATTCGAAGCGGCAGGCCGATTGATGGCGTGCCGTTTCTGCCATGGTTGGTCGCGGGGATTGTCGTCTGGTTCTTTATCGCCTCGGCCATCACCTCGACGGCCCGGTCCGTCTATTCAAAAATCGGCATGGTCTCCAAAATGAGCTTCCCAATCTCGACGATTCCGGCATACGTCTTGCTCGCACTCTTCTATCGCCACGTGGCGTTAGTCGGTGTATCGTTTATCTTAATGTGGGCATTCGGATTCCCGATGGGGCTGCATTCTTTATGGTTTATCTACTTGGCGTTCAGTGCACTCGCGCTTCTTTATTCACTCGCCTTGATTACGTCCGCGCTCACGACGATCGTGCGCGATCTTCAAAACCTTCTTCAATCGATGATGCGGATGTTGATGTATTTGACGCCGATTTTTTGGGTACCGCCGGCGAATCTCGCGAGTATCCTACAAATCAATCCGCTCTATTATTTAGTCGAAGGGTATCGGTCGATGTTCCTCGGAAGCGACTGGTTGGCGACTAACTGGGCGTACGGTCTCTATTACTGGGCCATCGTCCTCGTTCTCTTCTTCGCCGGGTCGATGATTCATTTACGTTTCCGTCGACACTTCATCGATTACATTTGA
- a CDS encoding glycosyltransferase — MDVKATLRDVQAHIAWLKEEKERVNRKEALDGDDLITLDELPSLSRQAQRPRLDDKLFEEQQSALQEELEAARKRLPELDVTRIQSNGSSFYEKANVHVAFVGPVKRARELERLCHTHYFENVTGFLELLEAEDIDFLLISAALAEDETTAFHHMGTPRSHSRHWLGNLIRKAKQKDIRVVFETTLDTNHFDRFSSLAAQCDYIFTANEERVTDYIEEVGHERVFVIRPGVDPLHFNPIGMTRGKTDRVVVTNHFPVYRFAKDLETLAQGVRDANKELYVIREANESKASLAPKSLQDVLVHGDPEDMEKLKEASNWVLHVNEVKHSPTMSAQAIYNAQARGQLVVTNYNVAVNNDFPNVFIATSALDAQGILEMFKTDEERLEHQLSGVRTIFSNHTMYDRFSEMMFILGIHHEIRRDVLVIGRGDVTATREQFERQSYPHKRFVAEADLQEVDLRTADFVTVFDDRHHYLDYYVEDMVNAFKYTDVSFVTKGQDTIHEFVEDYADVGLTMFVAGDVSLETIQEGRRIEGQGYAIDRFELLAADDVLVPNEAGDYQLSMIVPIYNNGRYLYNKCFSSLRRSSMFEDMEIWLVDDGSTDRETIGYIERLVRKYPNVYTYSFNDGGSGSASRPRNKGVELATTPYIAFLDPDNEAVNDGYAALFRVMKEDDALDLSVGSMLKLANREAMIELEDLEKDGVRVIEDPRAYLLEHNFKVQSIQTMVIKKDFIEKHDLKQVIGAVGQDSLFFQEMFLSAGRVALLDLTIHDYYAAVAGSTVNTITKKYFMKCVIRETARAKAFAREGVLDQYRSTRFERFFSMWYLVFLRRSKPEEFFDNAGMLYEIIEQYRPMELETPIVKQFVDLYESGQKEELKRLYFDAYL; from the coding sequence AAACTGTTCGAGGAACAACAATCCGCATTGCAGGAAGAATTAGAAGCCGCCCGGAAGCGCCTCCCTGAACTGGATGTGACACGCATCCAGTCGAACGGGAGCAGTTTTTATGAGAAGGCGAACGTGCATGTCGCGTTCGTCGGACCGGTCAAGCGGGCCCGTGAGCTCGAACGTCTTTGTCACACCCATTACTTTGAGAACGTGACAGGCTTTTTAGAGTTGCTTGAAGCAGAAGACATTGACTTCCTGCTCATCTCGGCGGCGCTCGCTGAAGACGAGACGACCGCATTCCATCACATGGGGACACCACGCTCGCACTCCCGTCACTGGCTCGGCAACCTCATTCGCAAGGCGAAGCAAAAGGACATCCGTGTCGTCTTCGAGACGACGCTCGATACGAATCATTTCGACCGCTTCTCTTCACTTGCCGCACAATGTGACTATATCTTCACGGCGAACGAGGAGCGGGTGACAGATTATATAGAAGAAGTCGGACATGAACGGGTCTTTGTCATTCGTCCTGGCGTCGATCCGCTGCATTTCAACCCGATCGGGATGACGCGTGGCAAGACGGACCGCGTCGTCGTGACGAATCATTTCCCTGTATATCGTTTCGCCAAAGATTTGGAGACGCTCGCGCAAGGCGTCCGCGATGCGAATAAAGAGCTCTATGTGATACGTGAGGCGAATGAATCGAAAGCGTCACTCGCACCGAAATCGCTTCAAGATGTCCTCGTCCATGGGGACCCTGAGGATATGGAGAAGCTGAAAGAGGCGTCGAACTGGGTTCTTCACGTCAACGAAGTGAAGCATAGTCCGACGATGAGTGCACAAGCCATCTATAACGCGCAGGCTCGCGGACAACTCGTCGTGACGAATTACAACGTCGCCGTCAACAACGACTTCCCGAACGTGTTCATCGCGACGAGTGCCTTGGACGCGCAAGGAATCTTAGAAATGTTCAAGACGGACGAAGAGCGTCTAGAGCATCAGCTGTCCGGTGTCCGTACGATTTTCTCGAACCATACGATGTATGACCGCTTCAGCGAGATGATGTTCATTCTCGGCATCCACCACGAAATCCGTCGCGACGTCCTCGTCATCGGTCGCGGTGATGTGACGGCGACGCGCGAACAGTTCGAACGTCAATCGTATCCGCACAAGCGCTTCGTCGCCGAGGCGGATCTACAAGAAGTCGATTTGCGTACAGCCGACTTTGTGACAGTGTTTGACGACCGTCATCACTATCTCGACTACTATGTAGAAGACATGGTCAACGCCTTCAAATACACGGACGTCTCGTTCGTGACGAAAGGGCAGGACACAATCCATGAGTTCGTGGAAGACTATGCTGACGTGGGCTTGACGATGTTCGTAGCAGGTGATGTGTCGCTTGAGACGATTCAAGAAGGCCGCCGTATCGAAGGACAAGGTTATGCCATCGATCGTTTCGAATTGCTCGCGGCAGACGATGTGCTCGTCCCGAACGAAGCGGGCGACTATCAACTGTCAATGATCGTACCGATTTACAATAACGGTCGCTATCTATACAACAAATGTTTCTCAAGCCTTCGTCGCAGCTCGATGTTTGAAGACATGGAGATCTGGCTCGTCGACGACGGGTCGACGGACCGAGAGACGATCGGCTATATCGAGCGCCTCGTCCGGAAATATCCGAACGTTTACACGTACTCGTTCAACGATGGCGGCAGCGGCAGCGCCTCACGTCCACGAAACAAAGGGGTGGAGCTCGCGACGACGCCATACATCGCCTTCCTTGACCCGGACAATGAAGCGGTCAACGACGGCTATGCGGCACTGTTCCGTGTCATGAAAGAGGATGATGCGCTCGACCTCTCTGTCGGCAGCATGTTGAAGCTTGCGAACCGGGAAGCGATGATCGAACTAGAGGACCTCGAAAAAGATGGCGTTCGTGTCATCGAAGACCCGAGAGCGTACTTGCTCGAGCACAACTTCAAGGTGCAGAGTATCCAGACGATGGTCATCAAAAAAGACTTCATCGAGAAGCACGATTTGAAACAGGTCATCGGCGCCGTCGGCCAAGACTCGCTCTTCTTCCAAGAGATGTTCTTAAGCGCGGGACGGGTCGCCCTGCTCGACTTGACGATTCATGACTATTACGCGGCCGTCGCCGGTTCGACGGTCAATACGATCACGAAGAAATACTTTATGAAGTGTGTCATCCGGGAGACGGCACGGGCGAAAGCGTTCGCTCGCGAAGGCGTACTCGACCAATACCGTTCGACTCGATTCGAGCGTTTCTTCTCGATGTGGTATCTGGTCTTCTTACGTCGCAGCAAGCCGGAAGAGTTTTTCGACAACGCCGGGATGCTTTATGAAATCATCGAACAGTATCGTCCGATGGAACTAGAGACGCCGATCGTGAAACAGTTCGTCGACTTATATGAATCAGGACAAAAAGAAGAATTGAAGCGTCTCTATTTTGACGCATACTTGTGA